A genomic region of [Eubacterium] eligens ATCC 27750 contains the following coding sequences:
- a CDS encoding DUF4867 family protein — translation MQSVLDAGFKKYGRVIADIDTSEIVKLMDSYDMPEDVVYVAGDEKLENTKIHKIMEESVYGGTPVQTGYCNGHNQKLNALEYHRSSEVNIAATDMILLLGSREDVEDDFTYDTSKVEGFFVPEGTAIEVYATTLHYAPCGVDGQGFKCVVVLPKGTNLDVVNTHATAEDKLLAASNKWLIAHEDAHIDGAFNGLRGENITV, via the coding sequence TTGCAGAGTGTATTGGATGCTGGCTTTAAGAAATATGGCAGAGTTATTGCTGATATTGATACCAGTGAAATAGTGAAACTTATGGATTCGTATGATATGCCTGAAGATGTTGTATATGTTGCAGGCGATGAAAAACTTGAAAATACAAAGATTCATAAGATAATGGAAGAGAGCGTATATGGTGGAACTCCTGTACAGACAGGGTATTGTAATGGACATAACCAGAAACTTAATGCACTGGAATATCACAGAAGTTCAGAAGTTAATATTGCGGCAACAGATATGATTCTGCTGCTTGGCAGCAGAGAAGATGTGGAAGACGATTTTACATATGATACATCTAAGGTTGAAGGATTCTTTGTGCCTGAGGGAACAGCTATTGAGGTGTATGCAACAACTCTTCATTATGCACCATGCGGTGTGGACGGACAGGGTTTTAAGTGTGTAGTTGTACTTCCAAAGGGGACTAATCTTGATGTAGTTAATACTCATGCAACGGCAGAAGACAAGCTGCTTGCGGCATCTAATAAATGGCTGATAGCCCATGAAGATGCTCATATAGATGGAGCATTTAACGGCTTAAGGGGAGAGAATATAACAGTATAG
- a CDS encoding PHP domain-containing protein, translating into MKQIDLHVHSTCSDGTDSPAVLVDKAVDKGLAAFALTDHDTTRGVKEALLACENVNNNGHKLEVIPGVEISTNFDNTEIHVVGLFIDYNDNEFNSFLNKQLSSRDERNKQVCERFQNIGINITYEDMIKTYGDAVITRAHFADRLVAIGAVGDRNEAFDRYLGQGKPCFVPRAKVDPAEAIERIHQAGGIAILAHPVLYHLGNAQMNKLLDHMCSAGLDGIEAIYSTYKMGDELSIRRIASERNLLISGGSDYHGKNKPHIQLGTGMGHLFVPYELLDKMKDSMPITNTQKETYDEY; encoded by the coding sequence ATGAAACAAATAGATTTACATGTTCATTCCACATGCTCTGACGGAACTGATTCTCCTGCTGTTCTGGTTGATAAGGCAGTCGATAAGGGACTCGCTGCATTTGCACTTACCGACCACGACACTACCAGGGGAGTCAAGGAAGCTCTTTTAGCATGTGAAAATGTTAATAACAACGGTCACAAGCTTGAAGTTATTCCCGGAGTTGAGATAAGTACTAATTTTGATAATACTGAGATACATGTTGTTGGGCTTTTTATAGATTATAACGACAATGAGTTCAATTCATTCCTTAATAAGCAGTTAAGCTCAAGAGATGAAAGAAATAAGCAGGTATGTGAACGATTCCAGAATATAGGAATTAATATTACATATGAAGATATGATTAAGACCTATGGAGACGCTGTGATTACAAGAGCTCATTTTGCAGACAGGCTGGTTGCAATTGGAGCTGTTGGCGATAGGAATGAAGCATTTGACAGATATTTAGGTCAGGGAAAGCCTTGTTTTGTGCCAAGAGCCAAAGTTGACCCTGCAGAAGCTATTGAACGTATTCACCAAGCCGGCGGTATTGCAATCTTAGCTCACCCAGTTCTATATCATCTTGGGAATGCCCAGATGAACAAATTGCTTGACCATATGTGCTCTGCCGGACTTGATGGAATTGAAGCCATATATTCAACCTACAAGATGGGTGATGAATTATCAATCAGACGGATTGCTTCTGAAAGAAATCTGCTGATATCCGGCGGTTCTGATTATCATGGTAAGAATAAACCACATATCCAGCTTGGAACCGGCATGGGACATTTATTCGTTCCTTATGAACTGCTTGACAAGATGAAAGATTCCATGCCAATCACCAACACACAGAAGGAGACTTACGATGAATACTAA
- a CDS encoding DUF5640 domain-containing protein, with product MSRVVRRIGIIAVFVLVIGAFAGCGKKESVVGTWEGDDYAYTFNADGTGTQQIGGINVNISSYQAKDGKLSITVTYLGTDDTTEFTYTLKKDVLTLTNGDDTIILNKK from the coding sequence ATGAGCAGGGTAGTAAGAAGAATAGGGATAATTGCGGTATTTGTACTTGTTATAGGGGCATTTGCCGGATGTGGAAAGAAAGAGTCAGTTGTTGGAACATGGGAAGGTGATGATTATGCATATACCTTCAATGCTGATGGAACAGGAACCCAGCAGATTGGCGGTATCAATGTTAATATTTCATCATATCAGGCAAAGGATGGAAAATTAAGTATAACTGTTACATATCTTGGAACAGATGATACAACAGAATTTACATACACTTTAAAAAAAGATGTGCTGACACTGACAAATGGAGATGACACAATCATACTTAACAAGAAATAA
- a CDS encoding ATPase, T2SS/T4P/T4SS family translates to MEKEQLQQLIENNKDDLFSEIKEEISDESVTDIEWDGYNLWITQLGRGCYIAMKELSDRYMDNLSIRLANIMGVPFNRVHPILEANTEILRISIWHESRCGKKSMAIRKIPGKLRFGHVDLIQSDYAPESIITLLENCVTAHLSTVIGGQPHAGKTELLKYLATYIPAEEKVGVYEDNQEIHYRQINPHSKCVEFFVDSKISYQDIIKAGLRHNIDWVLLSESRGPEVMELLNSLSTGAYCMTTMHLDDIRDMPDRMYSMLGKGESSERFINSIYKYIDLVVLVDCDRFEKRKIRQVGFLSRNHGNNSCTVVFEDGEFKDVDIPEDIKEKFIRFGIDNPYVWRHD, encoded by the coding sequence ATGGAGAAAGAACAGCTTCAGCAACTGATAGAAAACAATAAGGATGATCTTTTTTCTGAGATTAAAGAGGAAATATCGGATGAATCTGTTACTGATATTGAGTGGGATGGATATAATCTATGGATAACCCAGTTGGGAAGAGGCTGTTATATTGCTATGAAAGAATTAAGTGACAGATATATGGACAATCTGTCAATAAGACTTGCTAATATAATGGGTGTGCCTTTTAACAGGGTACACCCGATATTGGAGGCCAATACCGAAATTTTAAGAATATCAATATGGCATGAATCAAGATGTGGAAAGAAAAGTATGGCTATAAGAAAGATTCCAGGAAAGCTTCGTTTCGGACATGTTGATTTAATTCAATCTGACTATGCACCAGAGAGCATTATCACATTACTTGAGAATTGCGTAACTGCACATCTGTCAACAGTTATAGGTGGGCAGCCACATGCAGGAAAGACAGAACTTCTCAAGTATCTTGCAACATATATTCCGGCAGAAGAGAAGGTTGGAGTATATGAAGATAATCAGGAAATTCATTACCGGCAGATTAATCCGCACAGCAAATGTGTTGAGTTTTTTGTCGATTCTAAAATATCTTATCAGGATATTATTAAAGCGGGACTGAGACATAATATAGACTGGGTTTTGTTATCAGAATCAAGAGGACCGGAGGTTATGGAGCTGCTTAACAGCCTGTCTACAGGTGCATATTGTATGACAACAATGCATCTGGATGATATAAGGGATATGCCAGACAGAATGTATTCAATGCTTGGAAAGGGAGAATCCTCAGAAAGATTTATTAACAGTATATATAAATACATAGATCTTGTTGTACTGGTGGATTGTGACAGATTTGAAAAAAGAAAAATAAGGCAGGTTGGTTTTCTTAGTAGAAATCATGGTAATAACAGCTGCACTGTTGTATTTGAAGATGGGGAGTTTAAGGATGTTGATATTCCAGAAGACATTAAAGAAAAATTCATAAGATTTGGAATAGACAATCCGTATGTATGGAGGCATGATTGA
- a CDS encoding UDP-N-acetylmuramoyl-tripeptide--D-alanyl-D-alanine ligase — MKGMTLRAMTQAVNGIYHGNGEDYDKEITAITIDSRKVAEGGLFIAIKGERSDGHDFIGQCFEKGAACVISEKELPDEEHSYIQVESSLQALKDLALLYRNNLDVKVVGITGSVGKTSTKETISSVLSEKYRVLKTLGNFNNEIGLPLTVFRLTEDDEVAVLEMGISDFGEMDRLSKIAQPDICVITNIGLCHLENLGTRDGILKAKTEIFNHMNPDGIVILNGDDDKLSTISQVHGKRPLVFGISNKDGVYADNIKSLGLDGTSFTIHGLDTADKYSTFDMTVPVPGHHMVYNAMAAALVGSVLGLSSLEIERGVRNLKTIAGRNNIIKENGFTIIDDCYNANPVSMKASLDVLDTAIGRKVAILGSMFELGENEKQMHYDVGMYLGTKDIDVLITAGDLAAQIAAGTRAYIDTNYNAHGCEVHDFETRDDMLKSIGHILKTGDNILIKASHGMEFSKVVEAVKTINT; from the coding sequence ATGAAGGGAATGACCTTAAGAGCCATGACACAAGCTGTTAACGGCATATATCATGGCAATGGAGAAGATTATGATAAAGAGATTACTGCCATTACGATTGACAGCAGAAAGGTAGCTGAAGGCGGGCTTTTTATTGCCATTAAAGGTGAGAGAAGTGATGGACATGATTTCATAGGACAATGCTTTGAGAAGGGCGCTGCATGTGTTATTTCTGAAAAGGAGCTGCCAGATGAAGAACATTCATATATTCAGGTTGAATCAAGTCTTCAGGCACTAAAGGATCTTGCACTTCTTTACAGAAATAATCTGGATGTCAAGGTTGTAGGAATCACAGGAAGTGTTGGCAAAACAAGTACCAAGGAAACAATAAGCTCTGTTTTATCTGAAAAGTACAGGGTATTAAAGACACTTGGTAATTTCAATAATGAGATTGGGCTTCCACTTACTGTTTTCAGACTGACAGAAGATGATGAAGTTGCTGTTCTTGAGATGGGAATCAGTGATTTTGGCGAGATGGACAGATTATCTAAGATTGCACAGCCAGACATATGTGTTATCACTAATATTGGCCTTTGCCACCTTGAGAATCTTGGAACAAGAGATGGTATACTTAAGGCTAAAACAGAGATATTTAATCATATGAATCCGGATGGAATTGTTATTCTTAACGGAGATGACGACAAATTATCAACAATCAGCCAGGTACACGGCAAGCGTCCTCTTGTGTTCGGAATAAGCAACAAAGACGGGGTATATGCAGATAATATAAAGAGTCTTGGACTTGATGGAACTAGCTTTACAATTCATGGCCTTGATACAGCAGATAAATATTCAACGTTTGACATGACAGTACCGGTACCCGGACATCATATGGTATATAATGCGATGGCTGCTGCACTCGTTGGTTCTGTGCTTGGTCTTTCATCTCTTGAAATTGAGCGTGGTGTAAGAAATTTAAAGACAATTGCAGGAAGAAACAATATTATTAAGGAAAATGGCTTCACAATAATTGATGACTGCTACAATGCCAATCCGGTTTCAATGAAAGCATCTCTTGATGTTCTTGACACTGCTATTGGAAGAAAAGTTGCTATTCTTGGAAGTATGTTTGAGCTTGGTGAGAACGAGAAACAGATGCATTACGATGTTGGGATGTATCTTGGAACTAAGGATATTGATGTACTTATAACAGCAGGTGACCTTGCTGCACAGATTGCGGCAGGAACAAGAGCATATATTGATACTAATTACAATGCGCATGGTTGTGAAGTACATGATTTTGAAACAAGAGATGATATGTTAAAAAGTATTGGACATATTCTGAAAACAGGTGATAATATACTTATAAAGGCTTCTCATGGAATGGAATTTTCCAAAGTTGTAGAGGCTGTTAAAACAATTAATACATAA
- a CDS encoding putative manganese transporter has translation MMDVVFDTIIDSVKLLPFLFLTYLAMEYLEHKTSARTKKFVKDSGKAGPVIGALLGAVPQCGFSTAASNLYAGKVITMGTLIAIFMSTSDEMIPVFLSEQVDVLVLVKLILIKVFIGLIMGVAIDLIVRRSKKSYNMVEKIGHVCDHDHCGCETSIFKSALRHTITIFAFIVVISFALNTLIHFVGEETLGNLILNKPVIGPLIAGIIGLIPNCASSVVLTQLYIEGVLGLGSLMAGLLAGSGVGILVLFRENDDMKDNFRILAILYVSGVAWGIIIDALSKIIL, from the coding sequence ATGATGGATGTGGTATTTGATACTATCATTGATAGTGTTAAACTGTTGCCGTTTCTTTTTCTGACTTATCTTGCTATGGAGTATCTTGAACATAAGACAAGTGCCAGGACGAAGAAGTTTGTCAAGGATTCTGGCAAGGCAGGGCCTGTTATAGGAGCTTTACTTGGAGCTGTTCCACAGTGTGGTTTTTCTACAGCGGCATCTAACCTGTATGCAGGTAAAGTAATTACTATGGGAACGCTTATTGCCATCTTTATGTCTACTTCAGACGAGATGATACCAGTATTTTTATCAGAACAGGTAGATGTATTAGTGCTTGTCAAGCTTATACTCATTAAGGTTTTCATAGGTCTTATAATGGGTGTAGCAATTGATCTGATAGTGAGAAGAAGCAAGAAAAGTTATAATATGGTAGAAAAGATTGGGCATGTGTGTGATCATGACCACTGTGGTTGTGAGACAAGCATATTTAAGTCAGCGTTAAGACATACAATAACTATATTTGCATTTATTGTTGTTATATCTTTTGCACTTAATACTTTAATTCACTTTGTTGGTGAAGAGACTTTGGGGAATCTTATACTTAATAAGCCTGTTATTGGACCGTTGATAGCGGGAATTATAGGTCTTATTCCTAACTGTGCATCATCAGTAGTATTAACACAGCTTTATATTGAAGGTGTGCTTGGACTTGGCTCTCTTATGGCAGGACTGCTTGCAGGTTCAGGAGTAGGTATTCTTGTATTATTCAGAGAGAATGATGATATGAAGGATAATTTCAGGATTCTGGCGATTCTTTATGTGAGTGGTGTAGCATGGGGAATTATAATTGATGCATTATCAAAGATTATATTGTAA
- a CDS encoding phosphatase PAP2 family protein: MELQILHWFESLHNPVTDPVMYAITCLGNAGIFWILLCAAFLFIPVFKKDRKLGLSMAIGLILSLIMCNGIMKNMSARIRPFNADPTFENLYGIFNGIKDWSFPSGHTSASFAAALAIILWDRKKGIPAVILAALIAVSRLYLTVHYPTDVLASLLLGSLYGVIGYFVTKLIMNRSEKARKVFSGEEPYRKLFAKA, from the coding sequence ATGGAACTTCAGATTTTACACTGGTTTGAATCATTACATAATCCTGTAACAGATCCGGTTATGTATGCTATAACCTGTCTTGGAAATGCTGGAATATTCTGGATTTTATTATGTGCGGCGTTCTTATTTATACCGGTATTTAAGAAAGACAGAAAGTTAGGACTTAGTATGGCAATTGGACTTATTCTGTCACTTATTATGTGTAACGGAATTATGAAGAATATGTCAGCAAGAATAAGACCATTCAATGCAGATCCGACATTTGAGAATCTTTATGGAATCTTTAATGGTATTAAGGACTGGTCTTTTCCATCAGGACATACATCAGCTTCTTTTGCAGCGGCATTAGCTATTATATTGTGGGACAGAAAGAAAGGAATTCCTGCAGTTATACTTGCAGCTCTGATTGCAGTTTCAAGATTATATCTTACAGTTCATTATCCGACAGATGTACTTGCGAGTCTGTTACTTGGATCACTGTATGGAGTAATAGGTTATTTTGTTACTAAGCTTATTATGAACAGATCAGAGAAAGCAAGAAAGGTGTTTTCAGGAGAAGAACCTTATAGGAAGCTTTTTGCCAAGGCATAA
- a CDS encoding DUF1653 domain-containing protein, whose translation MERQLVPGGFYKHFKNKLYQVKCVAYHSETKEKMVVYQAMYGEYAVYVRPYDMFMSEVDHVKYPDVAQKYRFEQVDPLTMQEISDNLQAVRVNSDNRIDEAYTLKEDSVDNSLAQPEQQVAAGDSVLDKFLDARGYEEKLDVLIRYKSRFTNPMIDIMAESLEIVVPEGELSGRIDSLRKVLQAHTKYEGSHLRP comes from the coding sequence ATGGAAAGACAGTTAGTACCAGGCGGATTTTATAAGCATTTTAAGAATAAGCTTTACCAGGTAAAGTGTGTTGCATATCATTCAGAAACCAAAGAGAAAATGGTGGTATATCAGGCTATGTATGGTGAATATGCTGTGTATGTAAGACCATATGATATGTTCATGAGCGAAGTGGACCATGTGAAATATCCGGATGTAGCACAAAAGTATAGATTTGAGCAGGTAGATCCGTTGACGATGCAGGAGATATCTGACAATTTACAGGCAGTAAGAGTTAATTCAGACAATAGAATTGATGAAGCATACACATTAAAAGAGGACAGTGTGGATAACTCACTGGCCCAGCCAGAGCAGCAGGTTGCTGCAGGGGACAGCGTCCTGGATAAGTTTTTAGATGCGAGAGGATATGAGGAAAAGCTTGATGTCCTTATAAGATACAAGAGCAGATTCACAAATCCAATGATAGATATTATGGCTGAATCACTGGAGATAGTTGTTCCGGAAGGTGAACTTTCTGGAAGAATTGATTCTTTAAGAAAGGTTTTACAGGCACATACAAAGTATGAAGGAAGCCATTTAAGACCGTAA
- a CDS encoding chromate transporter, with translation MIYLELFYIFLKIGAFTFGGGYAMLPLIQDEVIAHNWIDSQSLIDFIAVSESTPGPFAVNIATYVGAEVGGIFGSFCATLGVILPSFIIILIVAKCFIQFQKSIVIKGCMSGLKPAVVGLIGSAVISMSSTVFIPDGFNTTVFTDISFYTTLIIFLISVVLAFKKLNPILIICLSAILGIVCGYI, from the coding sequence ATGATTTATCTTGAGCTTTTTTATATTTTCTTAAAAATCGGTGCATTCACCTTTGGCGGTGGTTATGCTATGTTACCATTGATTCAGGATGAAGTTATTGCTCATAATTGGATAGATTCACAATCACTGATTGATTTTATAGCAGTTAGTGAAAGTACACCCGGACCATTTGCTGTAAATATAGCAACATATGTAGGGGCAGAGGTTGGCGGTATTTTCGGTTCTTTTTGTGCAACTCTCGGAGTGATACTCCCATCCTTTATTATCATTCTTATTGTTGCAAAATGTTTTATTCAATTTCAAAAAAGTATAGTCATAAAGGGATGTATGTCAGGATTAAAACCTGCTGTAGTTGGTTTGATTGGTTCTGCTGTAATTTCGATGAGTTCAACCGTTTTCATACCAGATGGGTTTAATACTACTGTTTTTACAGATATTTCTTTTTATACAACATTAATTATATTTCTGATATCCGTAGTTTTAGCATTCAAAAAATTAAATCCAATTTTAATTATATGCTTATCCGCAATACTCGGAATAGTTTGCGGATACATATAA
- a CDS encoding chromate transporter produces MNTKFPKAIQLFLTFIKIGAFTFGGGYAMLPLIQKEIVEKKHWITDNDILEIVAISESTPGPIAINAATFVGFRICGFWGALFATLGVVIPSYLIILIISFVLKEFQSIKIIQYAFNGIRAGVLALIIKALWSMYIQCPKNVISYIIMACSFVFTALLNVNVLIVIISCAILGLVTSIVISRRKC; encoded by the coding sequence ATGAATACTAAATTCCCAAAAGCTATACAACTCTTTTTAACTTTCATAAAAATAGGTGCATTTACTTTTGGAGGCGGTTATGCTATGTTACCACTGATTCAAAAAGAAATTGTTGAGAAGAAGCATTGGATTACTGATAATGATATTCTTGAAATAGTGGCTATCTCCGAGTCAACTCCCGGACCAATTGCAATTAATGCGGCTACTTTTGTTGGCTTTCGTATCTGTGGTTTTTGGGGTGCACTATTTGCAACACTTGGAGTTGTGATACCATCCTACCTGATTATTCTTATTATATCTTTTGTACTTAAAGAATTTCAAAGCATAAAAATCATACAATATGCCTTTAATGGTATCAGAGCTGGTGTACTTGCTCTGATTATCAAAGCTCTCTGGTCAATGTATATTCAATGTCCTAAGAATGTTATTTCCTATATAATTATGGCATGTTCTTTTGTTTTTACTGCCTTACTTAATGTAAATGTGCTTATTGTAATTATCAGCTGTGCAATATTAGGTTTAGTAACATCTATTGTCATATCAAGGAGAAAATGTTAA
- a CDS encoding D-alanine--D-alanine ligase family protein has product MRIVVLAGGTSTERDVSLVTGYRVCESLRRNGHEANMLDIFLGVDDSEVKTFFTEKNDLGELSDNLKKKTADIPAEVKRRTEARESFFGRNVLELCKEADMVFMGLHGSNGEDGKVQATFDLLGIRYTGTDYLSSAISMSKELAKKVLVPEGIPMPKGVTLHKGHKIEYVPFPCVVKPCCGGSSVGVSIAHNEKEFEDALDEAFSYEDTVLVEEFVDGREFSVAVLDGKALPVIEIEPLEGFYDYKNKYKAGSTKETCPANIPEDIASQMQFWAEKCCQAAGVTTYARVDELLDKNNNIFCLEINTLPGMTDTSLIPQEAAAVGISYDELTEKIIEISLAKYE; this is encoded by the coding sequence ATGAGAATAGTAGTTTTAGCAGGTGGAACAAGTACAGAAAGAGATGTTTCATTAGTCACAGGATACAGAGTATGCGAGAGTCTTAGAAGAAACGGACATGAAGCAAATATGCTTGATATCTTCTTAGGTGTTGATGACAGTGAGGTTAAGACATTTTTTACAGAAAAGAATGATTTGGGAGAACTGTCTGACAATTTAAAGAAGAAAACAGCGGACATTCCGGCAGAGGTTAAGAGAAGAACAGAGGCAAGAGAAAGCTTTTTCGGACGTAATGTATTAGAATTGTGTAAAGAAGCAGATATGGTATTTATGGGACTTCATGGAAGCAATGGTGAAGATGGTAAGGTCCAGGCTACATTTGATCTGCTTGGAATCAGATATACAGGTACAGATTATTTAAGCAGTGCTATATCAATGAGCAAGGAACTTGCAAAAAAGGTTCTTGTACCAGAGGGAATTCCTATGCCTAAGGGTGTTACATTACATAAAGGACATAAGATTGAGTATGTTCCATTCCCATGTGTTGTTAAGCCTTGTTGTGGTGGTTCAAGCGTTGGTGTTTCGATAGCACATAACGAGAAAGAGTTTGAAGATGCACTTGATGAAGCATTTTCTTATGAAGATACTGTACTTGTTGAAGAGTTTGTTGACGGAAGAGAATTCTCAGTTGCGGTGCTTGATGGAAAGGCACTTCCAGTAATTGAGATTGAGCCTCTTGAAGGCTTCTACGATTACAAAAATAAGTACAAGGCTGGCTCTACTAAGGAGACATGCCCTGCCAATATTCCGGAAGATATTGCAAGCCAGATGCAGTTCTGGGCAGAAAAATGCTGCCAGGCAGCAGGCGTAACAACATACGCAAGAGTTGATGAACTTCTTGATAAGAATAATAATATATTCTGTCTTGAGATTAATACACTTCCAGGAATGACTGACACAAGCCTTATTCCTCAGGAGGCAGCAGCAGTAGGTATATCGTATGATGAACTTACAGAGAAGATTATCGAGATATCTCTTGCAAAGTATGAATAG
- a CDS encoding nitroreductase family protein, which yields MIKELVKKNRSYRRFYQEKKLTKQQLMELVETARLTPSTANRQPFKYRIVCDEEENEKVFRLLGFAGYLKDWDGPSEGEKPTGYIVITCPENINDEVDAGIVGQTMLLAATEAGFGGCFFGNVKRDELKAQLNIPSELKIVYVIAFGYPKEEVVLEDIPADGDIKYYRDENQVHHVPKKRIEDIVL from the coding sequence ATGATTAAGGAACTTGTTAAGAAAAACAGATCATACAGAAGATTTTATCAGGAAAAGAAGCTGACAAAGCAGCAGCTTATGGAGCTTGTTGAGACTGCAAGACTTACTCCATCAACAGCTAACAGACAGCCATTTAAGTATAGAATTGTGTGTGATGAGGAAGAGAATGAGAAAGTTTTCAGACTATTAGGATTTGCCGGATATTTAAAGGACTGGGATGGTCCATCTGAAGGTGAGAAGCCAACAGGATATATTGTTATAACCTGTCCTGAGAATATCAATGATGAAGTTGATGCGGGAATTGTCGGACAGACAATGCTTCTTGCAGCTACAGAAGCCGGATTTGGCGGATGCTTTTTTGGCAATGTTAAAAGAGATGAGTTAAAGGCACAGCTAAATATACCGTCTGAATTAAAGATTGTGTATGTCATCGCATTTGGCTATCCTAAAGAAGAAGTGGTGCTTGAGGATATTCCTGCGGATGGAGATATCAAGTATTACAGAGATGAGAATCAGGTACATCATGTGCCTAAGAAAAGAATTGAGGATATTGTGTTATGA
- a CDS encoding class I SAM-dependent rRNA methyltransferase, with product MEDLFSVCGKIRLRKGEGRTLKAGGAWVYDNEIEWMSDGIIDGHLVEVLDFDDYFMGIGFINRKSKITVRMLARHTDVVDEAFIEERVRAAVEYRFDTVDTSACRLIFGEADFLPGLVIDKYSDVLVVESLALGIDRFKPLIVEKVKEILHEKGIDIRGVYERSDAKVRTLEGMERVKGFIGDEFDTNVEIVENGVHYMIDVVNGQKTGFFLDQKYNRLAMQKLCKDKRVLDCFTHMGTFALNAGIAGAKEVTGLDISEYAVEQARANAKLNGLEDTVHFKCANVLDELPKLNEAGEKYDVVILDPPAFTKSREATKNAIKGYREINMKGLKLVKDGGYLASCSCSHFMTQELLTKTIKEAAKAVHKRLRQVEFRTQSPDHPILWEAQESYYLKFFIFQVVDEK from the coding sequence ATGGAAGATTTATTCAGCGTATGCGGAAAGATACGATTAAGAAAAGGTGAAGGAAGAACCTTAAAGGCAGGCGGTGCCTGGGTATATGATAACGAAATTGAATGGATGTCTGACGGAATAATTGACGGACATCTTGTTGAGGTGCTCGATTTTGATGATTATTTCATGGGAATCGGATTTATTAACAGAAAATCCAAGATTACAGTAAGAATGCTTGCAAGACACACTGATGTTGTTGATGAGGCATTTATTGAGGAGAGAGTAAGGGCTGCGGTTGAGTACAGATTTGACACAGTAGATACCTCTGCCTGCCGTCTTATATTTGGAGAGGCAGATTTTCTGCCGGGGCTTGTTATAGATAAGTATTCAGATGTGCTTGTTGTAGAATCGCTTGCTTTAGGAATTGACAGATTTAAGCCACTTATTGTCGAAAAGGTGAAGGAAATCCTTCATGAAAAAGGCATTGATATCCGTGGTGTATATGAAAGAAGCGATGCCAAAGTCCGTACTCTTGAAGGGATGGAGAGAGTAAAGGGCTTTATTGGTGATGAATTTGACACTAATGTTGAGATAGTTGAGAATGGTGTCCACTACATGATAGATGTTGTGAATGGACAGAAAACCGGGTTCTTTCTTGATCAGAAGTACAACAGACTTGCAATGCAGAAGCTGTGCAAGGACAAGAGGGTATTAGACTGTTTCACCCATATGGGTACATTTGCATTAAATGCAGGAATTGCAGGTGCTAAAGAAGTTACTGGACTTGATATATCAGAATATGCTGTTGAACAGGCGAGAGCCAATGCCAAGCTTAACGGACTTGAGGATACAGTACATTTTAAATGTGCAAATGTATTGGACGAGCTGCCAAAGCTTAACGAAGCAGGTGAGAAATATGATGTTGTAATACTTGACCCGCCGGCATTTACCAAATCGAGGGAAGCTACAAAGAACGCAATCAAGGGCTACAGGGAAATCAATATGAAGGGACTTAAACTTGTCAAAGACGGCGGCTATCTTGCAAGCTGTTCATGCTCACACTTCATGACCCAGGAGCTTCTTACCAAGACTATTAAGGAAGCCGCTAAAGCTGTACATAAAAGACTCCGTCAGGTCGAGTTCAGGACACAGTCACCTGACCACCCAATACTGTGGGAGGCGCAGGAGAGCTATTATCTGAAATTCTTTATCTTTCAGGTTGTTGATGAAAAATGA